One Erinaceus europaeus unplaced genomic scaffold, mEriEur2.1 scaffold_872, whole genome shotgun sequence DNA segment encodes these proteins:
- the DDX20 gene encoding probable ATP-dependent RNA helicase DDX20 isoform X1 gives MAAAFEAPVALASEDPAMSAECVAAQMSAPESAPEPVRSLRTAHDLGGPRTRTGDVLLAEPADFESLLLSRPVLEGLRAAGFERPSPVQLKAIPLGRCGLDLIVQAKSGTGKTCVFSTIALDTLILENLSTQILILAPTREIAVQIHSVITSIGIKMEGLECHVFIGGTPLSQDKSRLKKCHIAVGSPGRIKQLIELDYLNPGSIRLFILDEADKLLEEGSFQEQINWIYSSLPASKQMLAVSATYPEVLANALTKYMREPTFVRLNSSDPSLIGVKQYYKVVNSYPLAHKIFEEKTQHLQELFSKIPFNQALVFSNLHSRAQHLADILSSKGFPAECISGNMNQNQRLDAMAKLKQFHCRVLISTDLTSRGIDAEKVNLVVNLDVPLDWETYMHRIGRAGRFGTLGLTVTYCCRGEEENMMMKIAQKCNINLLPLPDPIPPGLMEECLDCDVEVKAAVHTYGLATEPAQPLKKQVKKIERTIQTQKTHGNHMISSRNSSVSAHSVRSKSNTKPKLLLKSHSECRVIEEAVSPKELGCAIQLEEQMKNSVQSPVENSTNSHQQAKETLPVSLPKIPCLSSFKTHLPCTLTFSELIEDYEHYIKEGLEKPVEIIRHYTGPGDQTVNPQNGFVRNRITEERVQILANSSQSGDSESDSDSYSSRTSSQSKGNKSYLEGSSDTQLKDSESVPIHGHVSLEQTQNGNGTPNLVEYHGSPEIQTNSRHKEGANQKSKQSRRSLPRRSSYRLRTESQEDGWYDSHRETIPGFSDTYQDYEEYWRAYYRAWQEYYAAASQSYYWNVQRHPNWMAAYHMNTVYLQEMMRSNQ, from the exons ATGGCGGCGGCATTTGAAGCCCCAGTGGCTTTAGCTAGCGAGGACCCCGCTATGTCGGCGGAATGTGTGGCCGCACAAATGTCGGCACCCGAATCAGCCCCCGAGCCCGTGCGAAGCCTGCGGACAGCTCACGATCTCGGTGGTCCACGGACCCGCACGGGGGACGTGCTGCTGGCGGAGCCGGCGGACTTCGAGTCGCTGCTGCTGTCTCGGCCGGTGCTGGAGGGGCTGCGGGCGGCCGGCTTCGAGCGGCCCTCACCGGTGCAGCTCAAGGCTATTCCTCTGGGGCGCTGCGGGCTCG attTAATTGTTCAAGCCAAGTCGGGAACTGGGAAAACCTGTGTATTCTCCACTATTGCTTTGGACACTCTTATTCTTGAAAACTTAAGTACTCAG attttAATCTTAGCTCCCACAAGAGAAATTGCTGTACAGATACATTCTGTCATCACAAGCATTGGAATAAAAATGGAAGGCTTAGAATGTCATGTCTTTATTGGTGGGACTCCATTATCACAAGATAAAAGCAGACTAAAAAAGTGTCATATTGCTGTTGGATCTCCTG gtagAATTAAACAACTGATAGAACTTGACTATTTGAACCCAGGGAGTATACGTCTCTTCATTCTTGATGAAGCAGATAAGCTTTTAGAAGAAGGCAGCTTCCAGGagcaaataaa TTGGATTTATTCTTCCCTTCCTGCTAGTAAGCAGATGTTGGCAGTATCAGCTACTTACCCTGAAGTTTTGGCTAATGCTTTGACAAAGTACATGAGAGAGCCCACTTTTGTGAGATTAAATTCTAGCGATCCAAGTCTCATAG GTGTGAAACAATATTACAAGGTTGTCAATTCATATCCTTTGGCCCATAAGATCTTTGAGGAAAAGACTCAGCATTTGCAGGAACTGTTCAGCAAAATTCCATTTAATCAAGCATTAGTTTTTTCTAATTTGCATAGCAG AGCACAACATTTGGCTGATATCCTTTCTTCTAAAGGTTTTCCTGCTGAGTGCATTTCAG GCAACATGAATCAGAATCAGCGTCTTGATGCTATGGCTAAACTGAAGCAGTTTCATTGCAGAGTCCTCATTTCCACAGATTTG ACATCTCGTGGGATTGATGCTGAGAAGGTGAATTTGGTTGTAAATCTGGATGTGCCACTGGATTGGGAAACATACATGCATCGGATTGGCAGAGCTGGTCGTTTTG GAACTCTGGGACTGACAGTGACCTACTGCTGccgaggagaggaagaaaatatGATGATGAAAATTGCCCAGAAATGTAATATCAACCTTCTCCCTTTACCAG ATCCCATTCCACCGGGTCTGATGGAAGAATGTTTGGATTGTGATGTTGAGGTTAAGGCTGCTGTGCATACATATGGCTTAGCAACTGAACCTGCCCAGCCATTgaaaaaacaagttaaaaaaatagagagaaccaTTCAAACTCAGAAAACTCATGGTAACCACATGATTTCCTCTAGAAATAGTTCTGTATCTGCCCACTCAGTCAGATCAAAAAGTAATACCAAACCAAAGCTTCTGCTGAAAAGCCACTCAGAGTGTAGAGTCATAGAAGAAGCAGTGTCACCAAAAGAACTGGGCTGTGCCATACAACTAGAAGAGCAAATGAAGAATTCTGTTCAGTCACCTGTTGAAAACTCCACTAACAGTCACCAGCAGGCTAAAGAAACTTTACCTGTTTCACTCCCCAAAAtcccttgtctgtcttcgttTAAAACCCATTTGCCATGCACTTTGACTTTCTCAGAACTGATAGAAGATTATGAACATTACATTAAAGAGGGCTTAGAGAAACCTGtggaaattatcaggcactaCACAGGTCCTGGAGATCAAACTGTGAATCCTCAAAATGGCTTTGTGAGGAATAGAATTACTGAAGAGAGAGTGCAGATACTGGCAAATAGTAGCCAATCTGGAGACTCTGAGAGTGATAGTGATTCTTACAGCTCAAGGACTTCTTCCCAGAGTAAAGGCAATAAATCATACTTGGAGGGTTCTTCTGATACTCAGCTGAAGGACTCAGAATCTGTTCCTATACATGGCCATGTCTCTTTGGAACAAACTCAGAATGGAAATGGCACCCCCAATCTCGTAGAATATCATGGATCACCTGAAATCCAAACAAACTCAAGGCATAAAGAGGGGGCTAACCAGAAAAGTAAGCAGAGCCGGAGAAGCCTTCCTAGACGGTCTTCTTATCGATTACGGACCGAGTCCCAGGAAGATGGTTGGTATGACTCTCATAGAGAAACAATTCCAGGTTTTTCTGATACCTATCAGGATTACGAAGAGTATTGGAGAGCTTACTACAGGGCATGGCAGGAATACTATGCTGCTGCTTCTCAGTCATACTATTGGAATGTTCAGAGGCATCCGAATTGGATGGCAGCCTATCACATGAATACTGTTTATCTTCA
- the DDX20 gene encoding probable ATP-dependent RNA helicase DDX20 isoform X2: MCGRTNVGTRISPRARAKPADSSRSRWSTDPHGGRAAGGAGGLRVAAAVSAGAGGAAGGRLRAALTDLIVQAKSGTGKTCVFSTIALDTLILENLSTQILILAPTREIAVQIHSVITSIGIKMEGLECHVFIGGTPLSQDKSRLKKCHIAVGSPGRIKQLIELDYLNPGSIRLFILDEADKLLEEGSFQEQINWIYSSLPASKQMLAVSATYPEVLANALTKYMREPTFVRLNSSDPSLIGVKQYYKVVNSYPLAHKIFEEKTQHLQELFSKIPFNQALVFSNLHSRAQHLADILSSKGFPAECISGNMNQNQRLDAMAKLKQFHCRVLISTDLTSRGIDAEKVNLVVNLDVPLDWETYMHRIGRAGRFGTLGLTVTYCCRGEEENMMMKIAQKCNINLLPLPDPIPPGLMEECLDCDVEVKAAVHTYGLATEPAQPLKKQVKKIERTIQTQKTHGNHMISSRNSSVSAHSVRSKSNTKPKLLLKSHSECRVIEEAVSPKELGCAIQLEEQMKNSVQSPVENSTNSHQQAKETLPVSLPKIPCLSSFKTHLPCTLTFSELIEDYEHYIKEGLEKPVEIIRHYTGPGDQTVNPQNGFVRNRITEERVQILANSSQSGDSESDSDSYSSRTSSQSKGNKSYLEGSSDTQLKDSESVPIHGHVSLEQTQNGNGTPNLVEYHGSPEIQTNSRHKEGANQKSKQSRRSLPRRSSYRLRTESQEDGWYDSHRETIPGFSDTYQDYEEYWRAYYRAWQEYYAAASQSYYWNVQRHPNWMAAYHMNTVYLQEMMRSNQ, encoded by the exons ATGTGTGGCCGCACAAATGTCGGCACCCGAATCAGCCCCCGAGCCCGTGCGAAGCCTGCGGACAGCTCACGATCTCGGTGGTCCACGGACCCGCACGGGGGACGTGCTGCTGGCGGAGCCGGCGGACTTCGAGTCGCTGCTGCTGTCTCGGCCGGTGCTGGAGGGGCTGCGGGCGGCCGGCTTCGAGCGGCCCTCACCG attTAATTGTTCAAGCCAAGTCGGGAACTGGGAAAACCTGTGTATTCTCCACTATTGCTTTGGACACTCTTATTCTTGAAAACTTAAGTACTCAG attttAATCTTAGCTCCCACAAGAGAAATTGCTGTACAGATACATTCTGTCATCACAAGCATTGGAATAAAAATGGAAGGCTTAGAATGTCATGTCTTTATTGGTGGGACTCCATTATCACAAGATAAAAGCAGACTAAAAAAGTGTCATATTGCTGTTGGATCTCCTG gtagAATTAAACAACTGATAGAACTTGACTATTTGAACCCAGGGAGTATACGTCTCTTCATTCTTGATGAAGCAGATAAGCTTTTAGAAGAAGGCAGCTTCCAGGagcaaataaa TTGGATTTATTCTTCCCTTCCTGCTAGTAAGCAGATGTTGGCAGTATCAGCTACTTACCCTGAAGTTTTGGCTAATGCTTTGACAAAGTACATGAGAGAGCCCACTTTTGTGAGATTAAATTCTAGCGATCCAAGTCTCATAG GTGTGAAACAATATTACAAGGTTGTCAATTCATATCCTTTGGCCCATAAGATCTTTGAGGAAAAGACTCAGCATTTGCAGGAACTGTTCAGCAAAATTCCATTTAATCAAGCATTAGTTTTTTCTAATTTGCATAGCAG AGCACAACATTTGGCTGATATCCTTTCTTCTAAAGGTTTTCCTGCTGAGTGCATTTCAG GCAACATGAATCAGAATCAGCGTCTTGATGCTATGGCTAAACTGAAGCAGTTTCATTGCAGAGTCCTCATTTCCACAGATTTG ACATCTCGTGGGATTGATGCTGAGAAGGTGAATTTGGTTGTAAATCTGGATGTGCCACTGGATTGGGAAACATACATGCATCGGATTGGCAGAGCTGGTCGTTTTG GAACTCTGGGACTGACAGTGACCTACTGCTGccgaggagaggaagaaaatatGATGATGAAAATTGCCCAGAAATGTAATATCAACCTTCTCCCTTTACCAG ATCCCATTCCACCGGGTCTGATGGAAGAATGTTTGGATTGTGATGTTGAGGTTAAGGCTGCTGTGCATACATATGGCTTAGCAACTGAACCTGCCCAGCCATTgaaaaaacaagttaaaaaaatagagagaaccaTTCAAACTCAGAAAACTCATGGTAACCACATGATTTCCTCTAGAAATAGTTCTGTATCTGCCCACTCAGTCAGATCAAAAAGTAATACCAAACCAAAGCTTCTGCTGAAAAGCCACTCAGAGTGTAGAGTCATAGAAGAAGCAGTGTCACCAAAAGAACTGGGCTGTGCCATACAACTAGAAGAGCAAATGAAGAATTCTGTTCAGTCACCTGTTGAAAACTCCACTAACAGTCACCAGCAGGCTAAAGAAACTTTACCTGTTTCACTCCCCAAAAtcccttgtctgtcttcgttTAAAACCCATTTGCCATGCACTTTGACTTTCTCAGAACTGATAGAAGATTATGAACATTACATTAAAGAGGGCTTAGAGAAACCTGtggaaattatcaggcactaCACAGGTCCTGGAGATCAAACTGTGAATCCTCAAAATGGCTTTGTGAGGAATAGAATTACTGAAGAGAGAGTGCAGATACTGGCAAATAGTAGCCAATCTGGAGACTCTGAGAGTGATAGTGATTCTTACAGCTCAAGGACTTCTTCCCAGAGTAAAGGCAATAAATCATACTTGGAGGGTTCTTCTGATACTCAGCTGAAGGACTCAGAATCTGTTCCTATACATGGCCATGTCTCTTTGGAACAAACTCAGAATGGAAATGGCACCCCCAATCTCGTAGAATATCATGGATCACCTGAAATCCAAACAAACTCAAGGCATAAAGAGGGGGCTAACCAGAAAAGTAAGCAGAGCCGGAGAAGCCTTCCTAGACGGTCTTCTTATCGATTACGGACCGAGTCCCAGGAAGATGGTTGGTATGACTCTCATAGAGAAACAATTCCAGGTTTTTCTGATACCTATCAGGATTACGAAGAGTATTGGAGAGCTTACTACAGGGCATGGCAGGAATACTATGCTGCTGCTTCTCAGTCATACTATTGGAATGTTCAGAGGCATCCGAATTGGATGGCAGCCTATCACATGAATACTGTTTATCTTCA